From a single Labrenzia sp. PHM005 genomic region:
- a CDS encoding c-type cytochrome, translating into MWHGFLVAGAVVFSGQSQLAAAADFQTLKGHGGPVMDISVAKENGLVATASFDNSVGVWSGRMPQWLEGHEAAVKAVTFVDEERLVSAGDDNDLILWDLKAGSQTKLEGHTAKVVGIAVSPDKKLIASASWDSRIGLWPVAGGEPQFLNGHSSGVNAVAFSRDGRSLYSGSVDGSVILWDLDRRAEKRVIDRNGFGINVLALGGGDQGPASWLAYGSQDGVTRMIDLNTGERLNEFSLDRRPILGLTVSPDGRRLATGDGQGYITVFDTKSWRIETDFRAALKGPIWALAFSQDGRILHAGGIENIVYSWPVADLASFDPMATETPLFLRKPEEMSNGERQFARKCSICHSLTDDGIRKAGPTLHKVFGRKAGTLPGYSYSETLLTSDIIWSDETIDQLFLDGPDHYIPGSKMPMQRIVLPEDRKDLVEYLKTATVSDQAGEGHQ; encoded by the coding sequence ATGTGGCATGGGTTTCTAGTTGCCGGGGCGGTGGTTTTCAGTGGCCAATCGCAACTGGCGGCAGCCGCCGATTTTCAAACCCTGAAAGGCCATGGCGGACCGGTGATGGATATATCGGTTGCCAAGGAAAATGGCCTTGTTGCGACTGCAAGCTTCGATAACTCTGTCGGTGTCTGGTCCGGCCGCATGCCTCAGTGGCTGGAAGGCCATGAGGCGGCCGTCAAGGCGGTGACCTTTGTTGATGAGGAACGCCTTGTCTCGGCTGGCGACGACAACGATCTGATCCTCTGGGATCTGAAAGCCGGATCTCAAACCAAGCTCGAAGGTCATACAGCAAAAGTCGTTGGGATCGCTGTTTCGCCGGACAAAAAACTTATCGCCAGTGCCAGTTGGGATTCGCGTATTGGCCTTTGGCCGGTTGCGGGCGGTGAGCCTCAATTCCTCAACGGTCATTCGTCGGGCGTGAATGCGGTCGCATTTTCCCGAGATGGGCGCTCGCTTTATTCGGGGTCGGTTGATGGCTCCGTCATCCTTTGGGACTTGGATAGAAGAGCCGAAAAACGCGTAATCGACCGCAATGGGTTTGGCATCAATGTGCTGGCCCTCGGCGGTGGGGACCAAGGACCCGCGAGCTGGCTTGCTTACGGCTCTCAAGACGGTGTCACCCGGATGATCGACTTGAACACCGGTGAGCGCCTGAACGAGTTTTCCTTGGACCGGCGGCCGATCCTCGGGCTGACGGTCAGTCCGGATGGTAGGCGGCTCGCGACAGGGGACGGGCAGGGGTATATCACCGTTTTTGATACAAAATCCTGGCGGATCGAAACCGACTTCCGGGCCGCACTTAAAGGACCGATTTGGGCCCTGGCTTTTTCCCAGGACGGCAGAATTCTTCATGCTGGCGGCATCGAAAACATCGTCTATTCGTGGCCTGTCGCAGACCTTGCCAGTTTTGATCCAATGGCTACCGAGACACCGCTTTTCCTCCGCAAGCCAGAGGAAATGAGCAACGGCGAACGGCAATTTGCCCGCAAGTGTTCGATCTGTCACTCGCTCACGGATGACGGCATTCGCAAGGCCGGTCCTACGCTCCATAAGGTCTTTGGCCGGAAAGCCGGCACCCTGCCTGGATACAGTTATTCGGAAACGCTTCTAACGTCTGATATCATCTGGTCGGACGAAACCATCGATCAGTTGTTTTTAGATGGACCCGATCACTATATTCCGGGTTCCAAGATGCCGATGCAGAGGATTGTCTTGCCGGAAGACCGCAAGGACCTCGTGGAATATTTGAAAACGGCAACGGTCTCTGACCAGGCCGGGGAAGGACACCAATGA
- a CDS encoding ATP-binding cassette domain-containing protein — translation MRNMTLDTQSAPSASPVPDTREILLETRGLGFETSGHQLLSNIDLQIRRGSRTVIMGPNGAGKSLLLRLLHGLIIPTHGQIFWQDRKLDKMARQAQAMVFQRPVLLRRSAAANLKFALRVRGHKRPKCEGLIHQALNAAGLAHLAHRPARVLSGGEQQRLATVRALACEPDLLFLDEPTASLDPASTAAIEQLILDANAKGITIVLVTHDAGQASRLGQDVVFLQDGRVAETGTAGRVLTIPKSEPARAWRDGRLYTSQ, via the coding sequence ATGCGTAACATGACCCTCGACACTCAATCGGCCCCGTCTGCAAGTCCGGTTCCAGACACTCGCGAAATCCTCCTGGAAACGCGTGGTCTTGGGTTTGAAACGTCCGGTCATCAGCTTCTTTCCAACATCGACCTTCAGATCCGGCGCGGATCCCGGACCGTCATCATGGGGCCAAACGGCGCCGGAAAGAGCCTGCTTCTGCGCTTGCTACACGGCTTGATCATACCGACTCACGGGCAAATTTTTTGGCAGGACCGCAAGCTCGACAAAATGGCCCGGCAAGCTCAAGCGATGGTCTTTCAGCGGCCGGTCCTCCTACGCCGATCAGCGGCAGCCAATCTGAAATTCGCTCTGCGGGTGCGGGGTCACAAAAGGCCTAAATGTGAAGGCCTGATCCATCAGGCGTTGAACGCGGCAGGGCTCGCGCATTTAGCACACCGCCCGGCACGAGTGCTGTCCGGAGGGGAACAGCAACGCCTTGCCACCGTCCGTGCCCTCGCCTGCGAGCCAGATTTGTTGTTTCTGGACGAACCCACCGCGAGCCTCGACCCAGCTTCGACGGCTGCCATCGAACAATTGATTCTCGACGCAAACGCCAAGGGTATCACCATCGTTCTTGTCACCCATGATGCCGGTCAGGCCAGCCGATTGGGGCAGGACGTCGTCTTCTTGCAAGATGGCCGGGTTGCAGAAACCGGAACTGCGGGCCGCGTGTTGACGATCCCCAAAAGTGAGCCCGCACGCGCGTGGCGCGATGGACGCCTCTACACCTCTCAATGA
- a CDS encoding molecular chaperone: protein MAAVVTEYVIDPEDQARADLYNFLGVLLVSPADQELLRQIASLQGDDTPLGSALRILAKVSAVTTPETAEREFNALFIGLGRGELLPYASHYLTGFLNEKPLANLRQAMSERGIERAEGKKEPEDHIASLMEIMGGLIVGRFGTVTSVAEQKVFFKSHVGPWAIHFFSDLEASGTSVFYSAVGSLGRQFMEIEDQAFEMLPN from the coding sequence ATGGCCGCTGTTGTGACGGAATATGTAATCGACCCGGAAGACCAGGCGAGAGCAGACTTATATAATTTTTTGGGTGTTTTGCTGGTTTCGCCAGCGGATCAAGAGTTGCTGCGCCAAATCGCCAGTTTGCAAGGCGATGATACGCCCTTGGGATCTGCGCTTCGTATTCTTGCAAAGGTCTCGGCAGTCACAACTCCGGAAACCGCGGAACGCGAATTCAATGCGCTTTTCATCGGCCTTGGCCGCGGAGAGTTGCTTCCTTATGCCAGCCACTATCTCACCGGGTTTTTGAATGAGAAGCCCTTGGCGAATCTCCGCCAGGCGATGTCTGAGCGTGGAATTGAACGTGCCGAGGGCAAAAAAGAGCCGGAGGACCATATCGCATCCCTCATGGAAATCATGGGTGGTTTGATTGTGGGGCGCTTTGGAACGGTGACGTCTGTTGCCGAACAAAAAGTATTTTTCAAATCACATGTCGGCCCTTGGGCCATACACTTTTTCAGCGATCTGGAGGCTTCTGGAACATCCGTGTTCTATTCGGCGGTCGGCTCGCTGGGGCGGCAATTCATGGAGATCGAAGACCAGGCATTTGAGATGCTGCCCAACTAG
- the fdh3B gene encoding formate dehydrogenase FDH3 subunit beta — translation MALGGQARAKFLCDAERCIECNACVTACKNEHEVPWGINRRRVVTINDGKPGERSISVACMHCSDAPCMAVCPVDCFYQNEEGVVLHSKDLCIGCGYCFYACPFGAPQFPQAGNFGSRGKMDKCTFCAGGPEENHSTAEFAKYGRNRIAEGKLPLCAEMCSTKALLAGDGDVVSAIYRERVVARGFGSGAWGWGSAYGQRGG, via the coding sequence ATGGCACTTGGTGGACAAGCGAGGGCTAAGTTCCTCTGTGACGCTGAGCGGTGTATCGAATGCAACGCCTGCGTGACCGCCTGTAAAAACGAGCATGAAGTGCCCTGGGGCATCAACCGCCGCCGCGTCGTCACCATCAATGACGGCAAACCTGGCGAACGGTCGATCTCCGTGGCCTGCATGCACTGTTCGGACGCGCCCTGTATGGCGGTGTGCCCGGTCGATTGTTTCTACCAGAACGAAGAAGGTGTGGTCCTTCACTCCAAGGACCTGTGCATAGGCTGCGGCTACTGCTTCTATGCTTGCCCCTTCGGTGCTCCGCAGTTCCCGCAAGCGGGCAACTTCGGTTCACGTGGTAAGATGGACAAATGCACCTTCTGTGCAGGTGGTCCGGAAGAGAACCATTCGACCGCAGAATTCGCGAAATACGGCCGCAACCGTATCGCGGAAGGCAAACTGCCGCTGTGTGCAGAAATGTGCTCCACAAAAGCCTTGCTTGCAGGGGACGGCGACGTTGTGTCGGCGATCTACCGTGAGCGTGTGGTTGCCCGTGGCTTCGGCTCCGGCGCCTGGGGCTGGGGCTCTGCATACGGCCAAAGAGGCGGTTAA
- a CDS encoding DUF3306 domain-containing protein, translating to MTSGSNDPTDFWSRRKAAVRQSEELERQELEAVEAAKGRAELEEKSDAEILAELELPDPDTLSEKDDFKPFLASAVPERLKRRALRRMWGLNPVLANLDGLVEYAEDYTDAATVISNMQTVYQVGKGMFDRFAEDLKDEGDGQDVETGVEEPEEYANNDAVREGQNMALHQSTGEKETAFVQLTQGDALMQDANLRDECVPSVEPLAVEEEEIPPRRRRMRFDYS from the coding sequence ATGACATCCGGTTCTAACGATCCAACAGACTTTTGGTCCCGCCGCAAGGCTGCGGTGCGGCAGTCGGAAGAACTGGAGCGGCAAGAGCTGGAAGCGGTTGAGGCCGCTAAAGGCCGGGCTGAGCTGGAGGAAAAGAGCGATGCGGAAATCCTGGCGGAGCTGGAACTTCCCGATCCGGATACCTTGAGCGAAAAAGATGATTTCAAACCATTCTTGGCGTCTGCTGTGCCAGAGCGTTTGAAACGCCGGGCACTCAGGCGGATGTGGGGTCTCAATCCTGTTCTCGCCAACCTGGATGGCCTCGTCGAATATGCGGAAGACTACACTGATGCCGCGACAGTGATCTCCAACATGCAGACCGTTTATCAGGTCGGCAAAGGCATGTTCGATCGGTTTGCTGAAGATCTAAAGGACGAAGGTGACGGGCAGGATGTTGAAACTGGAGTAGAAGAGCCCGAAGAATACGCAAATAATGATGCAGTGCGGGAAGGTCAGAATATGGCATTGCACCAAAGTACAGGTGAAAAAGAAACAGCATTTGTGCAATTGACGCAAGGAGATGCCTTGATGCAAGATGCCAACTTGCGCGATGAGTGCGTGCCTTCGGTTGAGCCGTTGGCGGTGGAAGAGGAGGAAATACCTCCCAGGCGCCGCCGGATGCGGTTTGATTATTCTTAA
- a CDS encoding substrate-binding domain-containing protein, with product MSKRLFLKLVLAATAAVGFVQSAAAEDKFIIVQSTTSTQNSGLFDDLLPKFTAKSGIEVRVVAVGTGQAIKNAANGDGDVLFVHSKPSEEKFVADGYGVSRADVMYNDFVIVGPASDPAGISGLTDVSAALTKIAEAKATFASRGDDSGTHKAELRLWTAAGIDPAQASGSWYRETGSGMGATLNTGTGMGAYVLTDRATWIAFGNKGTHEIAVEGDPKMFNQYGVILVNPEAHPHIKAAMGQRFIAWLLSKEGQTAISTYKIDGQQLFFANANKGSS from the coding sequence ATGTCCAAACGATTGTTTCTTAAACTTGTTCTCGCCGCTACTGCCGCGGTCGGTTTTGTTCAATCAGCAGCAGCTGAAGACAAGTTCATTATTGTTCAGTCAACGACCTCCACACAGAACTCCGGCCTCTTTGACGACCTCTTGCCAAAGTTCACCGCAAAATCGGGGATCGAAGTGCGTGTGGTTGCGGTCGGCACCGGACAGGCGATCAAAAACGCCGCAAATGGAGACGGCGATGTCCTCTTTGTGCATTCCAAACCGTCTGAAGAGAAGTTTGTTGCCGACGGTTACGGCGTGTCCCGCGCCGATGTCATGTACAACGACTTCGTGATTGTCGGCCCTGCCAGCGACCCAGCCGGTATTTCCGGTTTAACCGATGTTTCTGCCGCCCTCACAAAAATTGCAGAAGCCAAAGCAACCTTCGCCTCGCGCGGCGATGACAGCGGCACGCACAAGGCAGAACTCCGGCTCTGGACGGCTGCCGGGATCGACCCCGCACAGGCATCGGGCAGCTGGTATCGGGAAACCGGGTCCGGAATGGGCGCAACGCTCAATACGGGCACCGGCATGGGCGCTTATGTTCTGACTGACCGGGCCACTTGGATCGCTTTCGGCAACAAAGGCACGCATGAAATCGCTGTTGAGGGAGATCCGAAGATGTTCAACCAGTATGGCGTGATCCTGGTGAACCCGGAAGCCCATCCGCATATCAAGGCCGCCATGGGACAACGGTTTATCGCCTGGCTTCTGTCGAAAGAGGGCCAAACCGCCATATCCACGTATAAGATTGATGGCCAGCAGCTATTTTTTGCAAATGCGAACAAGGGATCCAGCTAG
- a CDS encoding twin-arginine translocation pathway signal protein, producing the protein MKRPDKGAPERSSGRRDFLKLAAISGPVAAAAVASGGASAEAAEPDLSSDKMQDTAHTRAYLDSARF; encoded by the coding sequence ATGAAACGACCCGATAAAGGGGCGCCTGAGCGAAGTTCAGGACGCCGGGATTTCTTAAAATTGGCGGCCATATCCGGGCCCGTCGCAGCAGCTGCTGTGGCGAGCGGTGGTGCTTCTGCGGAAGCAGCTGAGCCAGATCTGTCTTCGGACAAAATGCAAGATACAGCGCACACCCGCGCATATCTCGACAGCGCCCGGTTCTAA
- a CDS encoding formate dehydrogenase subunit gamma — protein MKRLALIMAVLFAFMTQVVAQDSGAGDGAMDRSATGGAQTLEDILKRQRGEKVDYDFKRNATGDPNSAAGISSQMGTLGGVSDPELWRALRYGSADITVSSGGKPATVLMQDGGMRWLEWRKGPLATYGGILLLATLAFLGLFYLLRGRIRIDGEKTGQTITRFKAIERFGHWLLGGSFILLGLTGLITLFGRMLIIPLIGHDAFYPIAHLSKWVHNNVSWAFMLGLVMVFVMWVAHNIPNKTDLKWIAVGGGLLKKGVHPPAKKFNFGQKMIFWSVIVFGALISITGLSLLFPFQMPMFAAVSDALNATGLPQLLGFGTLPTELAPHEDMQLAQLWHAILAFILMAIVLAHIYIGSVGMEGAYDAMGTGEVELQWAREHHGLWVKEVEAAEANEKERDAAGAVPAE, from the coding sequence ATGAAACGCCTGGCTCTGATTATGGCTGTCCTGTTTGCATTCATGACCCAAGTGGTTGCGCAGGATTCTGGCGCGGGTGACGGCGCTATGGATCGTTCGGCAACAGGGGGAGCTCAGACACTTGAAGACATCCTGAAGCGTCAGCGCGGCGAAAAAGTCGACTACGATTTCAAAAGAAATGCTACCGGCGATCCTAACTCTGCGGCTGGTATATCCTCACAAATGGGGACGCTGGGCGGTGTGTCCGACCCTGAACTCTGGCGGGCCCTGCGCTACGGGTCTGCAGACATCACCGTTTCTTCCGGCGGGAAGCCGGCAACTGTGCTGATGCAGGACGGCGGCATGCGCTGGCTGGAATGGCGCAAGGGTCCGTTGGCGACCTATGGCGGCATCCTGCTGCTGGCTACACTCGCTTTTCTCGGTTTGTTCTACCTCTTGCGCGGGAGAATCCGCATTGACGGCGAAAAAACCGGACAGACGATTACCCGATTCAAGGCAATCGAACGCTTTGGGCACTGGCTTCTTGGCGGATCTTTCATACTGCTCGGCCTGACGGGCCTGATTACCCTGTTTGGCCGGATGCTGATTATTCCGCTGATCGGCCATGATGCGTTCTATCCGATTGCCCACTTATCAAAGTGGGTCCACAACAACGTCTCCTGGGCCTTCATGCTGGGGCTGGTGATGGTCTTTGTCATGTGGGTTGCCCACAACATCCCGAACAAGACGGATCTGAAATGGATTGCCGTGGGTGGTGGCCTCCTCAAAAAAGGTGTTCACCCGCCAGCCAAGAAGTTCAATTTTGGCCAGAAAATGATTTTTTGGAGCGTGATCGTTTTTGGTGCGCTTATCTCGATCACCGGGCTGTCCTTGTTGTTCCCCTTCCAGATGCCGATGTTTGCTGCTGTATCTGATGCTTTAAACGCTACTGGCCTGCCGCAGCTTCTTGGTTTTGGAACTCTGCCAACCGAACTTGCGCCACATGAGGACATGCAATTGGCGCAGTTGTGGCACGCGATCCTGGCATTCATCCTGATGGCCATTGTGCTTGCCCATATCTACATCGGCTCGGTCGGTATGGAAGGTGCCTATGATGCCATGGGCACGGGCGAGGTGGAGTTGCAGTGGGCACGCGAACACCACGGCCTCTGGGTCAAGGAAGTCGAAGCAGCTGAAGCAAACGAAAAGGAACGGGACGCCGCCGGGGCGGTTCCGGCTGAATAG
- a CDS encoding GNAT family N-acetyltransferase — MFKLEKPAVSAAQTTLADLASTHVAILSVLNGTIQGDIWVDHRTNPEVAIVVIGDMFFLAGEPKPAEHSLEKIRAIIPDWAYLYCEDNWCPLLDQVWSNKFSLPHPRLRFGFASGIPQPVLIQSPAGFEFVPVDRNLFDRNPGNLDLFRRAVEEWRSPDAFFENAVGVCALHNKQIVSHCLTDSVCGSRCEIGVRTSSKYRRLGLAQAAASATIHACLQRGIADIEWHTHASNKGSIATAKSIGLTELDRYTAYSCRLPAENIGDLDSAYCAELATHFEQASADINWCRFPAAGASVMAGDNQRALDNIRFLLESDWQGQTAWLENFWALQPLQNDPDFQALISSRQK; from the coding sequence ATGTTCAAGCTCGAAAAACCCGCCGTTTCGGCGGCTCAAACCACACTGGCTGATCTCGCCAGCACACACGTTGCTATTCTTTCCGTTCTAAACGGAACCATTCAGGGAGACATTTGGGTCGACCACCGCACCAATCCGGAAGTGGCGATTGTTGTTATCGGCGATATGTTTTTTCTTGCAGGTGAACCGAAGCCTGCCGAGCACAGTTTGGAAAAGATCAGGGCAATCATTCCAGACTGGGCCTACCTTTATTGTGAAGACAATTGGTGTCCGCTTCTTGATCAGGTCTGGAGCAACAAATTCTCGTTGCCCCACCCACGGCTCCGTTTCGGTTTTGCATCTGGCATTCCGCAGCCTGTGCTTATCCAATCGCCTGCTGGATTTGAATTTGTACCGGTAGACAGAAACTTGTTTGACCGGAATCCTGGCAACTTGGACCTATTCCGACGCGCGGTCGAGGAATGGCGTTCACCAGATGCGTTTTTTGAGAATGCGGTCGGCGTTTGCGCGCTCCACAACAAACAAATCGTCAGCCATTGCCTGACAGACAGCGTGTGTGGATCACGGTGCGAAATTGGCGTTCGAACATCCTCAAAATATAGGCGGCTAGGACTTGCCCAGGCTGCCGCATCCGCAACGATTCATGCCTGTCTTCAGCGTGGAATTGCCGATATTGAATGGCATACGCATGCGTCCAACAAAGGGTCGATTGCAACCGCCAAGTCAATCGGCCTTACCGAACTGGATCGCTACACCGCTTATAGCTGCAGGTTGCCCGCGGAAAACATCGGTGATCTGGATTCTGCATACTGCGCAGAACTCGCCACTCACTTTGAACAGGCAAGCGCCGATATCAATTGGTGCCGTTTCCCCGCCGCGGGAGCAAGCGTCATGGCAGGTGACAACCAACGGGCACTCGACAACATCCGCTTTTTGCTTGAAAGCGATTGGCAGGGGCAAACGGCCTGGCTAGAGAATTTCTGGGCGCTTCAACCCCTTCAAAACGACCCGGATTTCCAGGCCCTTATCTCAAGCCGGCAAAAGTAG
- a CDS encoding molybdopterin-dependent oxidoreductase has product MLRKKTNGVARRPQGASILRDAAHKSVDRRTFLKGSGVAAGGLAAITAMGGSVTKAQAQAGSGAVQNVKSVCTHCSVGCTVIAEVSNGVWVGQEPGWDSPFNLGAHCAKGASVREHAHGERRLKYPMKKEGGEWKRISWDEAINEIGDQMMKIREESGPDSVYWLGSAKHNNEQAYLFRKFAAYWGTNNVDHQARICHSTTVAGVANTWGYGAMTNSYNDIHNSKAIFIIGGNPAEAHPVSLLHVLRAKEQNNAPLIVCDPRFTRTAAHANEYVRFRPGTDVALIWGILWHIFDNGWEDKEFIRTRVWGMDQIREEVAKWNPEEVERVTGTPGSQLKRVARTMANNRPGTVIWCMGGTQHTNGNNNTRAYCILQLALGNMGTSGGGTNIFRGHDNVQGATDLGVLSHTLPGYYGLSAGAWGHWSRVWEEDLDWLKGQFAKTTGADGKEKNLMNLTGIPVSRWIDGVLEDPANMDNPDKVRAMVLWGHAPNSQTRMSEMKKAMEMLDTLVVIDPYPTVSAVLHDRTDGVYLLPACTQFETRGSVTASNRSLQWRDKIVDPLFESLPDEVIMAKFANKFGWGDRLFRNIEMEDAETPNVEDITRELNRGLWTIGYTGQSPERIKSHMENQHTFDRTTLQAIGGPNDGEYYGMPWPCWGTPEMKHPGTPNLYDMSKPVAEGGLSFRARFGVERDGQNLLADGVSNPGAEIQDGYPEFTMQMLMDLGWDGDLTDEERASIEAVAGPKTNWKTDLSGGIQRVAIKHGCSPFGNAKARAVVWTFPDPIPLHREPLYTPRRDLVADYPTYEDRKFYRLPTLYASIQKQDFSKDYPIILTSGRLVEYEGGGDETRSNPWLAELQQDMFVEINPRDANNLGVRDGAQVWVEGAEGAKVKVMAMVTERVGEGVAFMPFHFGGHYQGEDLRSKYPAGADPYVLGESTNTAQTYGYDSVTQMQETKATLCKIWAA; this is encoded by the coding sequence ATGCTTAGGAAAAAGACCAATGGGGTTGCGCGACGCCCCCAGGGTGCAAGTATCCTTAGAGACGCTGCACATAAATCGGTAGACCGCCGGACTTTCTTGAAAGGCTCCGGTGTTGCCGCAGGCGGTCTGGCCGCCATCACCGCCATGGGCGGATCTGTTACCAAAGCCCAGGCGCAAGCCGGCTCCGGTGCCGTTCAAAACGTAAAATCTGTCTGCACACACTGTTCCGTTGGCTGTACGGTCATCGCGGAAGTGTCCAACGGCGTATGGGTCGGGCAAGAGCCCGGATGGGACAGCCCCTTCAATCTCGGTGCGCATTGCGCAAAAGGTGCTTCGGTGCGCGAACATGCGCATGGCGAACGCCGCCTGAAGTATCCGATGAAAAAGGAAGGTGGCGAGTGGAAACGCATCAGCTGGGACGAGGCGATCAACGAGATCGGCGACCAGATGATGAAAATCCGCGAAGAAAGCGGACCTGATAGTGTGTATTGGCTCGGTTCGGCCAAACACAACAACGAACAGGCCTATCTGTTCCGCAAGTTTGCTGCCTACTGGGGCACCAACAACGTGGATCACCAGGCCCGTATCTGTCACTCGACAACGGTTGCCGGCGTAGCCAACACATGGGGCTACGGCGCCATGACCAACAGCTACAACGATATCCATAATTCCAAGGCGATTTTCATCATCGGCGGAAACCCGGCTGAAGCACACCCGGTTTCGCTCTTGCATGTTCTGCGGGCCAAGGAACAGAACAACGCTCCGCTGATCGTTTGTGATCCGCGGTTTACCCGGACCGCAGCACATGCCAACGAGTATGTCCGCTTCCGTCCCGGTACGGACGTTGCCCTGATCTGGGGTATTCTCTGGCACATCTTCGACAACGGCTGGGAGGACAAAGAGTTCATCCGCACCCGTGTCTGGGGCATGGATCAGATCCGTGAAGAAGTTGCCAAGTGGAACCCGGAAGAAGTTGAACGGGTCACTGGTACGCCGGGCAGCCAGCTGAAGCGCGTTGCGCGGACGATGGCCAACAACCGGCCGGGCACCGTGATCTGGTGCATGGGTGGCACCCAGCACACCAACGGCAACAACAACACCCGCGCTTACTGCATCTTGCAGCTCGCCCTTGGCAACATGGGCACGAGCGGCGGCGGCACCAACATTTTCCGTGGCCACGACAACGTTCAGGGCGCAACAGATCTTGGTGTTCTGTCGCATACGCTGCCGGGTTACTACGGCCTGAGTGCAGGTGCATGGGGGCACTGGTCCCGCGTTTGGGAAGAGGATCTTGATTGGCTGAAAGGTCAGTTCGCAAAGACGACTGGCGCCGACGGCAAAGAAAAGAACCTGATGAACCTGACCGGTATTCCGGTGAGCCGCTGGATCGACGGTGTTCTGGAAGATCCTGCGAATATGGACAATCCGGACAAGGTTCGGGCCATGGTGCTTTGGGGCCACGCTCCGAACTCCCAGACCCGTATGTCGGAAATGAAAAAGGCAATGGAAATGCTGGACACGCTGGTCGTCATCGACCCGTATCCGACAGTTTCCGCCGTGCTTCATGACCGGACCGATGGTGTCTATCTGCTACCGGCCTGTACCCAGTTCGAAACCCGTGGGTCTGTGACTGCGTCGAACCGTTCGCTGCAGTGGCGGGACAAGATTGTCGACCCGCTGTTCGAGAGCCTGCCAGATGAAGTCATCATGGCGAAGTTTGCGAACAAGTTCGGCTGGGGCGATCGTCTCTTCCGCAACATTGAAATGGAAGATGCCGAAACACCGAATGTGGAGGACATCACCCGCGAATTGAACCGTGGTCTGTGGACGATCGGCTACACCGGTCAGTCTCCGGAACGCATCAAGTCGCATATGGAAAACCAGCACACCTTCGATCGCACGACTCTACAGGCGATCGGTGGGCCGAACGACGGCGAATACTACGGTATGCCGTGGCCGTGCTGGGGCACTCCGGAAATGAAACACCCGGGCACTCCGAACCTTTACGACATGTCCAAGCCGGTTGCCGAAGGCGGCCTGAGCTTCCGGGCAAGGTTTGGTGTGGAGCGCGATGGCCAGAACCTGCTGGCTGATGGCGTTTCGAACCCAGGTGCGGAAATCCAGGACGGTTATCCGGAATTTACCATGCAGATGCTGATGGATCTCGGATGGGATGGCGATCTGACCGATGAAGAGCGGGCGTCGATTGAGGCGGTTGCCGGTCCGAAGACCAACTGGAAGACCGACCTTTCGGGTGGTATCCAGCGGGTAGCCATCAAACATGGCTGTTCACCGTTCGGTAATGCCAAGGCACGCGCAGTGGTCTGGACCTTCCCGGATCCGATCCCGCTGCACCGCGAGCCGCTCTACACCCCGCGCCGGGATCTGGTAGCAGATTATCCGACCTATGAAGACCGGAAATTCTACCGCCTGCCGACGCTTTACGCTTCCATCCAGAAGCAGGACTTCTCCAAGGATTATCCAATCATCCTGACGTCCGGCCGACTGGTGGAATATGAAGGCGGCGGCGATGAAACCCGGTCCAATCCGTGGCTCGCGGAGCTGCAGCAAGACATGTTCGTCGAAATCAACCCAAGAGATGCCAACAATCTCGGAGTTCGTGATGGCGCGCAGGTCTGGGTTGAAGGGGCAGAAGGTGCCAAGGTCAAGGTTATGGCCATGGTGACCGAGCGGGTCGGTGAGGGCGTTGCCTTCATGCCGTTCCACTTCGGCGGCCACTACCAGGGTGAGGATCTGAGATCCAAATACCCGGCTGGCGCTGATCCGTATGTCCTTGGTGAGAGCACCAACACCGCTCAAACCTATGGCTATGACTCGGTCACACAGATGCAGGAGACCAAAGCGACTCTCTGCAAAATCTGGGCCGCGTAA